Genomic window (Pirellulales bacterium):
ATCGCACGGCCGACGACCTCAGCGCTTCGTGCGGGATCGCCCGCAACATGATCGCCGCCAAACTCGCCAATGCCCGATCGGTGCTGCTGCGGGCCGTACGCGATTCGGCCATTAAGGAAGCTGCCACCGAATTGCAGGGAGCCATCAACCGATTGGGCCAAGACATCGACGCGGCTCGGCGATGCGAGTCGCTCGACCAGTTGCGAGGCATCGAAGGTGGCTCCGCCGACGCCTATTTCCAATGTTTCTCGGCGATCGTTTCGCCGCAGTCGCGCGAATTCAAGTTCACCGGCCGCAGCCGCCGACCGCCGCTCGATCCATTCAACTCGCTGTTGTCGTTTCTCTACAGCATGCTGGCTCACGACGTGCGGTCGGCATGCGAATCGGTCGGCCTCGATGCGGCCGTGGGGTTCCTGCACCGCGATAGGCCCGGCCGCCCGGGCTTGGCACTGGATCTGATGGAAGAATTTCGACCGTTTCTGGCCGATCGGCTCGCGTTGTCGCTGATCAATCGCCGGCAAGTCGCAGCATCTGGGTTCACCACCACAGAGTCGGGCGCCGTGATGATGGATGACGCGACTCGCAAGACCGTGCTCGTGGCCTATCAAAAGCGGAAGCAGGATGAGATTTTGCACCCGGAATTGGGCGAGAAGGTGACCGTCGGCCTGCTGGTGCACGTCCAGGCCCGGCTGCTGGCCCGGCGTCTGCGAGGAGATATTGACGCGTATCCGCCGTTCATTTGGCGCTAAGGCCGGAGATCGACCCAGGTTGCGATTGCCGGGTAAGCCGCAAGGCGCTAGCCGCGGGCCGATCATTTTGCGATTGCCACGCAAGCGAAACTTGCCTGTTCTCTTCGACATGCCGCTTGGAGAAACGCCATGTACG
Coding sequences:
- the cas1c gene encoding type I-C CRISPR-associated endonuclease Cas1c, giving the protein MKQHLNTLFITTDGAYLAKRGETVAVRVEKKTKLQIPLHNLDSVVCFGRVGLSPALMAACAERNVSVSLLDPNGRFRAAVVGFSPGNVLLRRVQYRTADDLSASCGIARNMIAAKLANARSVLLRAVRDSAIKEAATELQGAINRLGQDIDAARRCESLDQLRGIEGGSADAYFQCFSAIVSPQSREFKFTGRSRRPPLDPFNSLLSFLYSMLAHDVRSACESVGLDAAVGFLHRDRPGRPGLALDLMEEFRPFLADRLALSLINRRQVAASGFTTTESGAVMMDDATRKTVLVAYQKRKQDEILHPELGEKVTVGLLVHVQARLLARRLRGDIDAYPPFIWR